The Bacteroidota bacterium genomic interval CTCATCGCAGTTGTCACACTTGAGATAGTTGGATTTTGTGAAGTGGAAGTATAACTGAGAGGACCACTCCATGAATAAGTTGCTCCTGAAATTGTGCTTGCCGTGAGTGATAAAATTTTTCCGGAGCAAACAGGGCTGTTGCTTCCCGCAGTGGGCGAAGATGGAGTTTGATTAATCGTAACACTCGTAGTCGCGTCTGTGCTTGTGCATCCGCTTACCGTTGCATTCACAGTATAGGTGCCGGCATCTGAAGTGGAAGCACTGGCAATAGTGGGATTTTGCAATGTGGAAGAAAAACCATTCGGTCCATTCCACGAATAAGTTGCGCCTGTAATTGTACTTGCTGTCAAACTCAATGTTGAACCGGAACAAATCGGAGAATTATTTCCTGCGGTGGGAGCAGAAGGTGTTTGATTAATAGTTACAGAAGTAGTTGCAGCCGGACCTGTGCATCCGTTTTCCGTAGCCGTAACCGAGTAAGTTCCATTGGCAGCGGTAGTAACGCTTGCAATGGTTGGATTCTGCGAAGCGGAAGTAAAACCATTGGGACCATTCCATGAATAAGAAGGGCTTCCCGAAGTTGCCGCAGTAAGCGAAAGTGTTTGCCCGGAACAAACCGGAGAGTTGCTGGATGCAGCAGGCGCAGATGGAGTTTGATTGATGGTAACCGCCACCGTTCCCGCAGCACCCGGGCATCCGCTCACAGTTGCCGTAACGGAATAGGTTCCGCTTGCGGCAGTGGTAACAGAAGAGATAACAGGATTCTGGGCAGTGGAAGTAAAACTATTGGGTCCGCTCCACGAATAAGTTGCTCCTGAAATAGTGCTTGCAGTAAGTGATACTGTTTGTCCCGAACAAACCGGAGAATTACTTCCTGCAGAAGGAGCCGCAGGCAGCGGAGTAATGCTCACGGAAGTTGTTCCCGCAGGACCGGTGCATCCGGCAACTGAAGTAGCCGTTACGGAATAAGTTCCCGCAGCCGCAGAAGTTACTGCGCTGATGACAGGATTTTGCAACGCAGAAGTAAAACCATTCGGACCATTCCAACTATAAGTAGAGCCAACCGAACTTGCCGTCAAACTCAAATCATTTCCATCGCATACCGGAGAATTGCTTCCCGCCACAGGAGCCGAAGGAGTTTGATTCACGGTAACAAAAACAGTCGCAGAAGGACTGGTGCAGCCGCTCACTTTTGCCGTTACAGAATACGTTCCCGCAGCAGCAGTAGTGACGGAAGCAATCGTTGGGTTCTGAGTTGCAGAAGTAAAACTATTGGGACCGTTCCAACTATACGTGGCGCCTGTTACCGTAGTTGCCGTCAGCGAAAGCGTTTGACCTGAACATACAGGGGAATTGCTCGAAGCAGGCGAAGGCGAGGAAGGAATTACATTTATTGTTACCGATGTAGTGGCGGTATTGCTCACGCATCCGTTGGAAGAAGAAGTTACATTCACGGAATATGTTCCCGCATTATCCGTTGTCACACCCGCAATAGTGGGATTCTGCAAAGAAGAAGTAAACGAGTTAGGCCCGCTCCACGAATACGTAGTTCCCGAAATTAAATTTGAACTCAGCGACAACGTAAATCCTACGCACACGGGCGAATTGCTCGATGGAGATGGAGTGGCGGGTGTGGGATTTACCGTTATGGAAATAGGAACTACCGGTCCTGTGCATCCCGAAACAGTTGAAGTAACAGAATAAGTTCCGCTTCCTGCAGTAGTGATTGCAACAATCACAGGATTCTGGTCAGTGGAAGTGAAACTGTTCGGACCTGTCCAATTATAAGCCGCGCCTGAAATGGTGCTTGCGGTTAAACTCAAGTCCTTCCCCGAACACACAGGTGAATTACTTCCCGCAGTTGGAGAAGTGGGAGCAGAAATAGTTACACTCACAGTTCCAGCAGGCCCGGTGCAGCCGCTTTTTGTTGCCGTTACAGAATAAGTTCCCGCATTATCAGTAGTAACGGAAGCAATGGTCGGGTTCTGAAGCGTGGAAGTAAAACTGTTCGGCCCGTTCCAATTATACGTTGCGCCAGCAAGGGTACTCGCAGTTAAACTCAATGTAACTCCGGTGCAAAGAGGACTGTTGCTGGATGCTGTGGGTGCGGATGGAGTTTGATTCACCGTAACAGAAATGGTTGCCGTGGAACTTGTGCATCCGGCAGCAGAAGTTATCGAAACCGAATACGTGCCTCCTGCAGCAGTGCTCACGCCTGAAAGAACCGGGTCTTCATCGGTGGAAGTAAAACTGTTCGGCCCTTTCCAATTATAAGTTACGCTTGCCACCGTGCTTGCATCGAGCGATAAATTATTTCCGGAACAAACCGGAGAATTGCTCGAGAGCGGAGTGGGCGGAGAAGGCGTTTGATTAATCGTAACCGCAACAGTTCCTGTGCTGCTCGATACGCATCCGGGAACAGATATATATAAGGAATAAGTTCCCGCAGCGGCAGAAGAAACACCCGCAATGGTTGGATTCTGCAGGGAAGAAGTAAAACTATTCGGTCCGCTCCAGTTATAAGAGCCGGCAGGAACAGAGGATGTTGTTAAACTTAATGTCTTGCCTGTGCACACAGGGCTGTTGCTTCCCGGAGAGGGAGTGGCAGGGGCAGTATTCACCACCACGCTTGTTGTTCCCGCAGGACCGGTGCATCCGCTCACAGTTGCAGTTACGGAATAAGTTCCGCCAGCGGCAGAAGTAACAGCGGAGATAACAGGATTCTGCGCAGCAGAAGTAAAACTATTTGGTCCGTTCCAATTATACGTTGCTCCCGAAATGGTGCTTGCTGTCAAACTCAAATCACCTCCTAAACAAACAGGAGAATTACTTCCCGCGGTGGGCGCAGCAGGAATCGGATTTACTGTTACGGAAGTGGTAGTGGTCGGATTACTTGTGCAGCCATTGACAGCCGTTACGGTAACAGAATAAGTTCCCGATGCCGCAGTGGTAGCAGCCGTGATAGTTGGGTTCTGCAATGTGGAAGAAAAACCATTGGGTCCGTTCCATTGATAAGTTACTCCGGCAACTGTGGAAGCAGTGAGAGAAAGATTTTGCCCGTCACAAATGGGCGAATTGCTTCCCGCAGTGGAAGCAGAAGGAGAAACATTTATTGCGACCACTGTTGTTCCCGCAGGTCCCGTGCATCCTGAAACAGTTGCCGTAACAGAATAAGTTCCGGCTGCCGCAGTGGTTACGCTTGCAATGGTTGGATTCTGCAACGTAGAAGTGAAACTGTTTGGTCCGTTCCAATTATAAGTTGCACCGCTGACAGTGCTCGCAGTCAAACTCAACGTGTAGCCCGTACAAACTGTGCTATTGCTTCCCGCGCTGGGCGCTGCAGGCGGAGGGCTAATGGTTACACTCACTGTTCCGGCAGCACCGGTGCATCCGCCAACAGTGGCAGTTACAGAATAAGTTCCGTCTTCTGCAGTGGTTACACTTGATATAGTAGGATTCTGATTTGCTGAAGTGAAACTGTTCGGACCATTCCATGAATAGGTTGCGCCTGAAATGGTGCTTGCAGTCAAACTCAATGTTGTTCCCGTGCAAAGCGGACCATTGCTTCCCGCAGTGGGAGCCGCAGGAGTTTGGTTTATGGTAACACTGGTAGTTGCAGTGGAACTGGTGCAGCCGTTTGTGGTGGCAGTTACGGAATAGGTTCCGCCTGCGGCAGTGGTTACACTTGCTATGGTAGGATTCTGCGAAGCGGAAGTAAAACTATTCGGTCCATTCCACGAATAAGTAGTTCCGGTGGAAGTGGCGGTTAAACTCAATGTTTGCCCGGAACAAACCGTGCTGTTGCTTCCCGCAGTTGGTGCGGCTGGAGTTTGCTGAATGGTAACGCTTGTTGTTGCTGTGGAACTGGTGCATCCGTTTGTAGTTGCCGTAACAGAATAAGTTCCATTCGCGGCAGTAGTTACACTTGATATAGTAGGATTCTGAGAAGCGGAAGTAAAACTATTCGGACCGTTCCACGAATAAGTCGTTCCGCTGGAAGTGGCGGTTAAACTCAGCGTTTGCCCCGAACAAACGGTGCTGTTGCTTCCCGGGGTGGGCGCAACAGGAGTTTGATTAATTGCAACCACAGTGATCGCATCCGGTCCCACACATCCGTTAACCGAAGCAGACACTGTATAAGTTCCGGCAGCGGCAGTTGTAACGCTTGCAATAGTTGGATTCTGCAGTGTAGAAGTGAAACTATTCGGACCGCTCCATGAATACACCGCGCTCGAAACAGAATTGGAAGTCAAAGAAAGTGTTTTGCCGGAACAAACCGTTGAGTTGCTTCCGGGAGTCAGCGCAGAAGGAGTTTGGGTAATCGTAACACTGGTTGTTCCTGCTGCGCTTGTGCATCCGTTTGTTGTGGCAGTAACAGAATAAGTTCCGCCTGCGGCAGTAGTTACACTTGATATGGTAGGATTCTGAGAAGCGGAAGTAAAACTGTTGGGACCGTTCCACGAGTAAGTTGTTCCTGTAGAAGTGGCGGTTAAACTCAATGTTTGTCCCGAGCAAACTGTGCTGTTGCTTCCCGCAGTTGGTGCGGCTGGAGTTTGCTGAATGGTAACGCTCGTTGTTGCAGTAGCACTGGTACATCCGTTTGTAGTTGCCGTTACAGAATAAGTTCCGCCTGCGGCAGTGGTGACACTTGAAATAGTAGGATTCTGAGAAGCGGAAGTAAAACTATTCGGTCCGTTCCACGAATAAGTAGTTCCGGTGGAAGTGGCGGTTAAACTTAGTGTTTGCCCTGAGCAAACTGTGCTGTTGCTTCCCGCAGTTGGTGCAGCCGGAGTTTGCTGAATGGTAACGCTCGTTGTTGCTGTGGAACTGGTGCATCCGTTTGTGGTTGCAGTAACAGAATAAGTTCCGCCTGCGGCAGTGGTTACACTTGCTATGGTAGGATTCTGCGAAGCGGAAGTAAAACTATTCGGTCCATTCCACGAATAAGTTGTTCCGGTGGAAGTGGCGGTTAAACTCAATGTTTGTCCCGAGCAAACGGTGCTGTTGCTTCCCGCAGCAGGAGCAACGGGAGTTTGCTGAATGGTAACGCTCGTTGTTGCAGTGGAACTGGTGCATCCGTTTGTGGTGGCAGTTACAGAATACGTTCCGTCTGCGGCAGTGGTTACACTTGCTATAGTAGGATTCTGATTGGTAGAAGTAAAACTATTGGGACCATTCCATGAATAAGTTGTTCCGGTGGAAGTAGCCGTTAAACTCAGTGTTTGTCCCGAGCAAACAGTTGAATTACTTCCCGCAGTTGGCGCTGCCGGAGTTTGCTGAATGGTAACGCTCGTTGTTGCAGTTGAACTTGTACAACCATTAGTAGTTGCCGTTACAGAATAGGTTCCGCTTGCCGCGGTGGTGACAGGTGAAATAGTTGGATTTTGTAAGGCAGAAGCGAAACTATTCGGTCCGTTCCACGAATAAGATGTTCCGGTGGAAGTAGCAGTTAAACTCAGCGCTTGTCCTGAGCAAACGGTGCTGTTGCTTCCTGCAGTTGGCGCAGCGGGAGTTTGCTGAATGGTAACGCTTGTTGTTGCAGTGGAACTGGTGCATCCGTTTGTTGTTGCAGTCACGGAATAGGTTCCACCTGCGGCAGTGGTTACACTTGCTATAGTAGGATTCTGCGAAGCGGAAGTAAAACTATTCGGTCCGTTCCAAGAATAAGTAGTTCCGGTGGAAGTGGCAGTTAAACTCAATGTTTGCCCCGAGCAAACTGTGCTGTTGCTTCCCGCAGCAGGCGCGGCTGGAGTTTGCTGAATGGTAACGCTTGTTGTTGCCGTGGAACTCGTGCATCCGTTTGTGGTGGCAGTTACGGAATATGTTCCGCCTGCGGCAGTGGTTACACTTGCTATAGTAGGATTCTGTGAAGCGGAAGTAAAACTATTGGGACCGTTCCACGAGTAAGTTGTTCCGGTGGAAGTGGCGGTTAAACTCAATGTTTGTCCCGAGCAAACCGTGCTGTTGCTTCCCGCAGTTGGTGCAACCGGGGTTTGCTGAATGGTAACGCTCGTTGTTGCTGTGGAACTGGTGCATCCGTTTGTGGTTGCAGTTACGGAATAAGTTCCACCTGCGGCAGTGGTTACACTTGCTATAGTAGGATTCTGTGAAGCGGAAGTAAAACTATTGGGACCGTTCCATGAATAAGTTGTTCCGGTGGAAGTGGCGGTTAAACTCAATGTTTGCCCTGAGCAGACAGTTGAATTGTTTCCCGCAACGGGAGCAGCGGGAGTTTGCTGAATGGTAACGCTCGTTGTTGCTGTGGAACTGGTGCATCCGTTTGTGGTGGCAGTAACAGAATACGTTCCGCCTGCGGCAGTAGTCACACTTGAAATGGTAGGATTCTGTGAAGCGGAAGTAAAACCATTCGGACCATTCCACGAATAAGTAGTTCCTGTGGAAGTAGCAGTTAAACTTAATGTTTGCCCCGAGCAGACAGTTGAATTGCTTCCCGCAGCAGGCGCAGCCGGAGTTTGCTGAATGGTAACGCTTGTTGTTCCTGCTGCGCTGGTGCAGCCGCTCACAGTTGCCGTTACAGAATAAGTTCCGTTTGCGGCAGTGGTCACGCTTGCTATAGTAGGATTCTGCGAAGCGGAAGTGAAACTATTGGGACCATTCCACGAATAGGTGGCGCCTGCAACAGTGCTGGAAGAAAGAGAAAGTGTTTGCCCCGAACAAACGGTGCTGTTGCTGCTTGCCGAGGGAGCGGAAGGAGTTTGCGTTACCGTTACGCTTACTGTTCCCGCTGAGCCGGTGCATCCGCTCACGGTGGCGGTAACGGAATACGTTCCTGCTGCATCAGTGGTGATACTGCTGATGGTTGGATTCTGCGAAGCGGAAGTAAAACTATTGGGTCCGTTCCAACTATACGTTGCGCCAGCAATGGTGCTTGAAGACAAACTCAATGTTTGCCCCGAGCAAACCGGATTGGGAGTGGCCGATGCCGTGGGAGCGGCAGGCGTTTGATTCACCGTGACGGAGCCCGTTCCCGCAGTGCTGGTGCAGCCGCTGGTAGTGGCGGTAACGGAATAAGTTCCGTTTCCCGCAGTGGTAATGCTTGCTATGGTTGGATTCTGATTAGTGGAAGTAAAACTGTTCGGTCCGTTCCACGAATAAGTTGTGCCGGTGCTCGATGCCGATAAACTTAATGTTTGCCCCGAGCAAACGGGGTTGGGAGTACCCGTAACAGTAGGAGGTGAAGGAGTAACTTGTGATGCGACATTCACCGTTTGCGTAACTGCCGCGCAACTGCTTATTGTGTCCATTACGGTTACTGTATAATTTCCCACTCCGGCAGAAATAGAAGAAGTGGTGGCTCCCGTGTTCCATGTAAAAGTATAAGGCGATGCGCCTCCCGAAGGCGTTGCCTGCAGGGTTACGTTGGGTCCTCCCGTGCATATAACAGGGCTGGAAGGAGAAATTGAAACCGTGAGCGCGGGAGAAACATATACTCTTGCCGTATCGCAATAATTTCCGCTGCTGCAGCCGGTAAATTGTCCGCATGCCGTGTATTTAATAACGGCTGGCGCTCCCACACCGGGAGTTACGGTGGTGGTGTTGCAACTGGTGCAACTCAAATAGGAATTATACTGCCCCGGTGTTCCCGGGTAAACTGAATTCCAGGTAACGTTGGTAAGCCCGTTTGCCGTAAGGGTTCCTCCGCATCCTATGCGAATGCCTTTGCTTTGCGTTACGGAATAGCCGCTGCTGGCTGAAATGGTATCTTCGTCCGCATCGCCTCCCGCTTTGCAGTAGGTAATACAGAAAGTGGTAAAACCGCCCGCGCATGCCTTTGTTCCTATGGAAGTGGGGTTACCGCAGCCGGCAAAACAAGTATCTATGGAGTAAACTCCGCCACCGGGAGGAGCCGGTTTAACGTTAAAGCCCAGTTGTGTGGTTTTGGGATTAACTGTAATATTAAACTTAATGCATTTGTCCGGGCTGCTTGCACCGCAGCAGAGCCCGTTGCGGGGACCCACGCTGAGAATTACAGTGGTATCGGAATTTTTGGAAAAATCAACCGTATATACAGGAACAGTTCCATCGCAGTTTCCGCAAGTGGTGCACGATTGCGCTGCTGCTTCTTTTGCAAGAGGCAGAGAAAGCAAAATGGTTATAAAAATAAACCTGTAAAAACGCATCAAATTATAAATAGGGAATTAGAAGTTATATATGCCTTGTCGAACGTAAAAAACGTTCAAAAGGTTTCAAAATCTTTTCAAAAAGCTTCATTGATTTGTAATGCTGCCAAAGTAGTATTTTTTGTTGAATATTGAGGTTTTAATTTTCGCAATCGGAAATTGCCGTACCAACGGTGGCGTGGTTGGTACGAACGCTGACGATTGCCGTACCAACGGTGACGTGGTTGGTACGAACGCTGACGATTGCCGCACCAACGGTGGCGTGGTTGGTACGAACGCTGGCGATTGCCGTACCAACGGTGACGTGGTTGGTACGAACGCTGACGATTGCCGCACCAACGGTGGCGTGGTTGGTACGAACGCTGGCGATTGCCGCACCAACGCTGACGTGGTTGGTACGAACGCTGGCGATATTCGTACCACTGCTGGCGTGAGTAGTACGAA includes:
- a CDS encoding PKD domain-containing protein; this translates as MRFYRFIFITILLSLPLAKEAAAQSCTTCGNCDGTVPVYTVDFSKNSDTTVILSVGPRNGLCCGASSPDKCIKFNITVNPKTTQLGFNVKPAPPGGGVYSIDTCFAGCGNPTSIGTKACAGGFTTFCITYCKAGGDADEDTISASSGYSVTQSKGIRIGCGGTLTANGLTNVTWNSVYPGTPGQYNSYLSCTSCNTTTVTPGVGAPAVIKYTACGQFTGCSSGNYCDTARVYVSPALTVSISPSSPVICTGGPNVTLQATPSGGASPYTFTWNTGATTSSISAGVGNYTVTVMDTISSCAAVTQTVNVASQVTPSPPTVTGTPNPVCSGQTLSLSASSTGTTYSWNGPNSFTSTNQNPTIASITTAGNGTYSVTATTSGCTSTAGTGSVTVNQTPAAPTASATPNPVCSGQTLSLSSSTIAGATYSWNGPNSFTSASQNPTISSITTDAAGTYSVTATVSGCTGSAGTVSVTVTQTPSAPSASSNSTVCSGQTLSLSSSTVAGATYSWNGPNSFTSASQNPTIASVTTAANGTYSVTATVSGCTSAAGTTSVTIQQTPAAPAAGSNSTVCSGQTLSLTATSTGTTYSWNGPNGFTSASQNPTISSVTTAAGGTYSVTATTNGCTSSTATTSVTIQQTPAAPVAGNNSTVCSGQTLSLTATSTGTTYSWNGPNSFTSASQNPTIASVTTAAGGTYSVTATTNGCTSSTATTSVTIQQTPVAPTAGSNSTVCSGQTLSLTATSTGTTYSWNGPNSFTSASQNPTIASVTTAAGGTYSVTATTNGCTSSTATTSVTIQQTPAAPAAGSNSTVCSGQTLSLTATSTGTTYSWNGPNSFTSASQNPTIASVTTAAGGTYSVTATTNGCTSSTATTSVTIQQTPAAPTAGSNSTVCSGQALSLTATSTGTSYSWNGPNSFASALQNPTISPVTTAASGTYSVTATTNGCTSSTATTSVTIQQTPAAPTAGSNSTVCSGQTLSLTATSTGTTYSWNGPNSFTSTNQNPTIASVTTAADGTYSVTATTNGCTSSTATTSVTIQQTPVAPAAGSNSTVCSGQTLSLTATSTGTTYSWNGPNSFTSASQNPTIASVTTAAGGTYSVTATTNGCTSSTATTSVTIQQTPAAPTAGSNSTVCSGQTLSLTATSTGTTYSWNGPNSFTSASQNPTISSVTTAAGGTYSVTATTNGCTSATATTSVTIQQTPAAPTAGSNSTVCSGQTLSLTATSTGTTYSWNGPNSFTSASQNPTISSVTTAAGGTYSVTATTNGCTSAAGTTSVTITQTPSALTPGSNSTVCSGKTLSLTSNSVSSAVYSWSGPNSFTSTLQNPTIASVTTAAAGTYTVSASVNGCVGPDAITVVAINQTPVAPTPGSNSTVCSGQTLSLTATSSGTTYSWNGPNSFTSASQNPTISSVTTAANGTYSVTATTNGCTSSTATTSVTIQQTPAAPTAGSNSTVCSGQTLSLTATSTGTTYSWNGPNSFTSASQNPTIASVTTAAGGTYSVTATTNGCTSSTATTSVTINQTPAAPTAGSNGPLCTGTTLSLTASTISGATYSWNGPNSFTSANQNPTISSVTTAEDGTYSVTATVGGCTGAAGTVSVTISPPPAAPSAGSNSTVCTGYTLSLTASTVSGATYNWNGPNSFTSTLQNPTIASVTTAAAGTYSVTATVSGCTGPAGTTVVAINVSPSASTAGSNSPICDGQNLSLTASTVAGVTYQWNGPNGFSSTLQNPTITAATTAASGTYSVTVTAVNGCTSNPTTTTSVTVNPIPAAPTAGSNSPVCLGGDLSLTASTISGATYNWNGPNSFTSAAQNPVISAVTSAAGGTYSVTATVSGCTGPAGTTSVVVNTAPATPSPGSNSPVCTGKTLSLTTSSVPAGSYNWSGPNSFTSSLQNPTIAGVSSAAAGTYSLYISVPGCVSSSTGTVAVTINQTPSPPTPLSSNSPVCSGNNLSLDASTVASVTYNWKGPNSFTSTDEDPVLSGVSTAAGGTYSVSITSAAGCTSSTATISVTVNQTPSAPTASSNSPLCTGVTLSLTASTLAGATYNWNGPNSFTSTLQNPTIASVTTDNAGTYSVTATKSGCTGPAGTVSVTISAPTSPTAGSNSPVCSGKDLSLTASTISGAAYNWTGPNSFTSTDQNPVIVAITTAGSGTYSVTSTVSGCTGPVVPISITVNPTPATPSPSSNSPVCVGFTLSLSSNLISGTTYSWSGPNSFTSSLQNPTIAGVTTDNAGTYSVNVTSSSNGCVSNTATTSVTINVIPSSPSPASSNSPVCSGQTLSLTATTVTGATYSWNGPNSFTSATQNPTIASVTTAAAGTYSVTAKVSGCTSPSATVFVTVNQTPSAPVAGSNSPVCDGNDLSLTASSVGSTYSWNGPNGFTSALQNPVISAVTSAAAGTYSVTATSVAGCTGPAGTTSVSITPLPAAPSAGSNSPVCSGQTVSLTASTISGATYSWSGPNSFTSTAQNPVISSVTTAASGTYSVTATVSGCPGAAGTVAVTINQTPSAPAASSNSPVCSGQTLSLTAATSGSPSYSWNGPNGFTSASQNPTIASVTTAANGTYSVTATENGCTGPAATTSVTINQTPSAPTAGNNSPICSGSTLSLTASTITGATYSWNGPNGFSSTLQNPTIASASTSDAGTYTVNATVSGCTSTDATTSVTINQTPSSPTAGSNSPVCSGKILSLTASTISGATYSWSGPLSYTSTSQNPTISSVTTAMSGTYSVTALVGGCGSSTATVSVTINQTPVISAGANSPVCTGSTISLSATTISGATYNWSGPNSFTSTLQNPTIASATSANAGNYTVTATSSAGCISNNAIKNVIVTQGITANAGANQTVCGNNSTVSLNGNVSGGSTTGIWSTSGSGGFIPGNTTLNGNYIPSNADTATGKVTLTLTSTNNGGCPAAVSSMTVTITHAPTANAGADQTVCANNADVALNGSVNSSATGGNWASSGTGTFTPNSSTLNAVYHPSAADTTAGTVTLVLTTTGVGSCSPATDTMKVTITHAPVANAGADISVCSNNANASLNGSSSTGTGTWSTLGSGTFSPNNTTLNATYVPGAADISAGSVNLILTTTGNGNCNAEKDTVAIIFTAPPTASAGGNQTVCANNSVVALSGTSSTGSGHWSSLGTGIFSPNSNTLNATYTPSASDISAGSVALTLTTLNNGGCIAVSSQMTITITPAPTANAGADQTVCSNNAGVILSGSFTVSSGAQWSTSGDGTFSPDNITMNATYNPGSADTSSGSVTIVLTTTGNGLCNAVSDTMMLTITKAPNVNAGASTVACKNNANVPLNGTSSTGSGTWSTSGSGTFNPNANTLNATYMSSTADTTAGSVTLTLTSANNGNCAAVTSTLVITYIDKPIVFAGNDTTVCSNNDTVYLSGTSNTGSGAWTTNGSGTFTNASLLNTTYVPSAADISAGTINIILTSTKNGTCNPVKDTMKVSFAPSPTANAGADQTVCANNAVVTLNGSFTVSSGAGWTTLGSGTFSPDTSTMNATYTPSAADTTAGSVTIILTTTGNGGCLAVSDSMLITINHAPIVDAGPDQLICFSNLVATLNGNSSTGSGTWTTLGSGTFANSNSLSTTYTPSNADTSAGSVQLILSSANNGLCNPVSDTLLLTFTNTPNVNAGADQTLCANNATVTLTGTSSTGAGLWTTAGTGTFMPNDSSLNASYIPSASDISSGSITITLTSLQGCAPASDSLNVTFTPKPVVNAGIDQTVCAGTMSAVLNGSVTGGATTGQWTTSGSGTFSPNNTTLNATYNLSAADSAAGSITLTLTSTGNGNCLAVSDKMKIFVMQPPLAFAGNDTSICGIQLQLNGIISGGAGTGIWSTLPAGHGAFSPADTILGADYGFAPGDSIISLVLSSTNNGPCPASSDTMTVNITPQPAANAGADIFVCKNNLVAPLNGQVFYTSSGVWQTSGTGTFVPNDTTLNGNYIPSSADTTAGSVTLLLITGGQGICPGDTDSVMVFFTAPPVVNAGANVTICQGDTIAQLNGSVSVGTTTGQWSTLGSGTFVPNDSTLNASYILSSADTAAGGVTLVLSSTNNGTCLAVTDTVQIIITPLPVVNAGIDLTVCANNAAVALTGSITVGSTTGYWTTSGSGTFAPDSSALNAVYTPSAGDTAAGTITLVLTSTKGCNAITDTMLLIITDAPDVFAGNDTAICEGLSLALNGSINSAATGGVWTTSGTGTFVPNDSTLNAVYTPSTADAVAGSVTLVLTSTGNGQCLAVSDTMILSIGRSPVAGFSYSKICTGQSITFTDTSSVISVNDSIVAWNWTIGGGNDTVQNPSYTYSVSGTDSVTLIVTSSIGCTDTAYHIVNINPTPAASFTFSVDCQKDSVFFTNTSTIASGNIISWNWNFGDGDTSALQNPAHNYTATGTYTVTLTVVSDSGCTDIFSDTVAPCSHVTAGFISSSSVCTGQTISFTDISFVMQGDSIVSWNWSFGDGGTDNVQNPSHTYSQSGTDTVSLIVFTNLGLIDTAVHIITINPSPAASFSFVTTCAVDTMFFTNTSTIAGGNIISWNWNFGDTASGANNISSLQNPVHHYDSLGNYIVVLTVTSDSGCTSTFTDTVTPVKGVIAAFSHTGNCNFSYAFTDSSFVANGDTISNCVWDFGDGSPISSASCNPSHTYSASGTYVITHTVTTSGGCSSVAAYTLTVTAPPSADFSPNNGTYNVGAVIDFVDHSSNATSWLWNFGDGNSSTQENPSHQFNQNGTLDVMLIVTNNDGCPDTAKYSFIFNTNIVAVPSAFTPNGDGVNDILKVRGGPLKEMDWRIYNEWGNELFHATDQTQGWDGTYKGKLEPAGRYVYTLTGTTFGDEEINKKGDVTIIR